Proteins encoded in a region of the Chlorogloeopsis sp. ULAP01 genome:
- a CDS encoding HlyD family efflux transporter periplasmic adaptor subunit → MTTQFVPKSQKGEEPQQLVEPKQHEPPIEPPSGRKLKLPLLILGGILMAAAIATPTWYYLSRPQPSGLELSGRIEGYETDIGAKISGRVNFVAVREGDRVTRGHVVAKLDDEEIQAQLQGAKARITAAEQQVEQARMQISVIQAQIQEAQFNWQQAQDNTQGIIAEARSQVAAAEAQLSQAQADLQQAISNARLAQINRDRVAQLHRDGAFSQQQFDEAQTNLETAQATVKARQAAVSAANKKVKASEGALVQAQTTKLNPNISKTRIAALREQQNIAKAQLAVAQAEVKNAQATEKQILAQIAYLNVTSPIDGVVTARTVEPGAVVGSGKTLLTIIDPNTVYMRGFIPEGEIGKVKIGQPAKVWLDSFPKQPLNARVSAVDTQASFTPENIYFKQDRVKQVFGVKLSIEQSGGFAKPGMPADAVIEIEKKN, encoded by the coding sequence ATGACAACCCAGTTTGTTCCTAAGTCCCAAAAAGGGGAGGAACCACAGCAGTTAGTAGAACCAAAACAGCACGAACCACCAATTGAGCCGCCTTCCGGACGTAAGCTCAAGCTGCCTTTGTTAATTTTGGGTGGAATTTTAATGGCAGCAGCGATCGCCACGCCAACTTGGTATTATTTATCTCGTCCGCAACCCTCTGGCTTGGAATTGAGCGGACGAATAGAAGGTTATGAAACTGACATTGGGGCAAAAATTTCTGGGCGCGTGAATTTTGTAGCTGTGCGTGAAGGCGATCGCGTCACTAGAGGACACGTAGTGGCAAAACTCGACGACGAGGAAATCCAAGCCCAACTCCAGGGTGCAAAAGCCAGAATCACAGCTGCCGAGCAACAAGTAGAACAAGCACGAATGCAAATCAGCGTGATTCAAGCCCAAATTCAGGAAGCACAATTCAACTGGCAACAAGCCCAAGACAACACTCAAGGTATCATCGCCGAAGCTAGATCTCAAGTTGCAGCAGCCGAAGCACAGTTGAGTCAAGCCCAAGCCGACTTACAGCAAGCAATTTCCAATGCCAGATTGGCGCAAATAAACCGCGATCGCGTCGCTCAACTACACCGCGATGGTGCTTTTAGCCAGCAACAATTTGACGAAGCTCAAACCAATTTAGAAACAGCCCAAGCTACCGTTAAAGCACGACAAGCAGCAGTTAGCGCCGCAAATAAAAAAGTCAAGGCATCTGAAGGTGCTTTGGTACAAGCACAAACGACAAAACTTAACCCGAATATTAGCAAAACCCGGATTGCAGCTTTACGCGAGCAGCAGAATATTGCTAAAGCTCAACTAGCAGTAGCCCAAGCCGAAGTCAAAAATGCCCAAGCCACCGAAAAACAAATTCTCGCTCAAATTGCTTACCTGAACGTGACAAGCCCTATAGATGGAGTTGTCACCGCCAGAACTGTAGAACCGGGAGCCGTTGTGGGTAGTGGCAAGACTCTGCTAACGATAATTGATCCGAATACAGTTTATATGCGCGGCTTTATTCCGGAAGGTGAAATTGGAAAAGTTAAAATAGGGCAACCAGCTAAAGTTTGGCTTGATTCGTTTCCCAAGCAGCCCTTGAATGCTCGCGTCAGTGCTGTTGATACCCAAGCTTCTTTTACACCAGAGAATATTTACTTTAAACAAGACAGGGTAAAACAAGTATTTGGTGTCAAACTGAGTATCGAGCAATCGGGTGGCTTTGCCAAGCCAGGGATGCCTGCTGATGCAGTAATTGAGATTGAAAAAAAGAATTAA
- a CDS encoding ATP-binding cassette domain-containing protein, protein MKTHQYPVIQVQGLYKQYGKFTAVCGIDFKVNRGEVFGLIGPDGAGKTTTFHILGGVMEATTGNVKVLNYSPQQARLGTGYLTQQFSLYLDLSIDENLYYSAGLRQVSENHFRERRAKYLRLMSLEKFSSRLAGQLSGGMKQKLALCCALIAEPEVLLLDEPTTGVDPVSRREFWDILAALSQEGVTIVVATPYLDEAERCHRIALMYEGKIQEIGTLAQLRSSLGLQRLEVRASDLGITERVLLDAVTTNISNIVDVQTFGDRLDVLVKNLHTDIAYIQSILKQNQIQATIEPAQPTLENVFVTRLRQQGSDPKFIPFPRSEEEGGRGRQGEVRSFSLFASSTAIGAHNIWKTFGNFHAVKQLNLQVGYGEIYGLLGANGAGKTTTIKMLCGLLSPTSGEVSLAGKVGNLRSPQVRQRIGYMSQKFTLYDDLSLIQNLEFYCGVYGIPRRVRRKKIDWVLETCGLVGQENMLTGRLPGGWKQRVAFGASVMHEPEILFLDEPTSGVDPLARRQFWRLIEDFARHGTAVLVTTHYLEEAEHCHRMGFMVAGEMVTQGSPTEIKAEQPGQLIEIIVDRLDIAYDLLKLHFQPWQVSLFGSKLHLVLEHLDLELAQVRSLLQSANLEIQSLRRIPFSLEDAFIGIVKRTTQR, encoded by the coding sequence ATCAAAACTCATCAATATCCTGTTATTCAAGTTCAAGGATTATATAAACAATACGGTAAATTTACTGCTGTTTGTGGTATCGATTTTAAAGTTAACCGAGGAGAAGTATTTGGATTAATTGGCCCTGATGGAGCAGGTAAAACCACAACCTTTCACATTTTGGGTGGAGTAATGGAGGCAACAACAGGTAATGTGAAAGTACTTAATTACTCTCCCCAACAAGCACGTTTGGGAACGGGTTATTTAACACAGCAATTCTCTCTCTACTTGGATTTAAGTATCGATGAAAACCTGTATTACAGTGCTGGGTTGCGTCAAGTTTCAGAAAATCATTTTCGAGAGCGTCGCGCCAAATACTTGCGATTGATGAGCTTAGAAAAATTTAGTAGTCGTTTAGCAGGGCAGTTATCTGGTGGCATGAAACAAAAGTTAGCTCTTTGCTGTGCTTTAATTGCTGAACCGGAAGTATTGCTTTTGGATGAACCCACTACAGGCGTAGATCCGGTATCGCGTCGGGAATTTTGGGATATTTTGGCAGCTTTGTCTCAAGAGGGAGTAACAATTGTAGTTGCTACTCCTTATCTGGATGAAGCAGAACGCTGTCATCGTATTGCTTTGATGTATGAAGGGAAGATTCAGGAAATTGGAACGCTAGCTCAACTGCGTTCTAGTTTGGGCTTGCAGCGTTTAGAAGTGCGTGCTAGTGATTTAGGAATCACTGAACGTGTTTTATTAGATGCTGTAACCACTAATATAAGTAATATTGTCGATGTTCAAACTTTTGGCGATCGCTTGGATGTACTAGTCAAAAATCTTCACACTGACATCGCTTACATTCAATCCATCCTCAAGCAAAATCAAATTCAAGCTACCATCGAACCAGCACAACCAACCCTCGAAAACGTTTTTGTCACTCGCCTGCGCCAACAAGGCTCAGATCCAAAGTTTATTCCATTTCCCCGCAGTGAAGAGGAGGGGGGGAGAGGGAGACAAGGGGAGGTGAGGAGTTTTTCTCTCTTTGCGTCTTCCACCGCTATTGGTGCGCACAATATCTGGAAAACCTTCGGTAACTTCCATGCAGTCAAGCAGTTAAATTTACAAGTTGGCTATGGTGAAATTTACGGGCTTTTGGGTGCAAATGGTGCTGGCAAGACTACTACAATTAAAATGCTATGCGGGCTGCTTAGTCCTACTTCCGGAGAAGTTTCGTTAGCTGGTAAGGTAGGAAACCTAAGGAGTCCACAGGTACGGCAGCGCATCGGTTATATGAGCCAAAAGTTTACACTCTACGATGATCTCAGCCTCATTCAAAATTTAGAATTTTATTGTGGTGTCTACGGCATACCTCGTCGAGTTAGACGTAAAAAAATAGACTGGGTATTAGAAACCTGTGGATTAGTTGGGCAAGAAAATATGCTCACAGGTAGGTTGCCAGGGGGTTGGAAACAACGAGTTGCTTTTGGCGCTTCGGTAATGCATGAACCAGAGATTTTATTTTTAGATGAGCCGACATCCGGTGTCGATCCCTTAGCGCGACGTCAATTTTGGCGCTTAATTGAAGACTTTGCCCGTCACGGTACAGCAGTTTTGGTGACAACGCACTACTTAGAAGAAGCAGAACATTGCCATCGGATGGGGTTTATGGTGGCGGGTGAAATGGTTACTCAGGGTTCACCGACAGAGATTAAAGCCGAACAGCCAGGACAATTGATAGAAATCATAGTTGATCGCTTAGATATTGCTTACGACTTGCTGAAATTGCACTTTCAACCGTGGCAAGTATCGCTATTTGGCTCCAAGCTACACCTAGTCTTGGAGCATCTCGATCTAGAACTTGCCCAAGTGCGTTCATTACTCCAATCTGCGAATTTAGAAATTCAATCTCTGCGTCGCATTCCCTTCTCTCTCGAAGATGCCTTTATTGGCATTGTCAAACGCACTACACAGAGATGA